The Ascochyta rabiei chromosome 12, complete sequence DNA window AGAGATGGAGAGAAACATCAGAGAAAGAGAAACGAAGAGAGAGACGCACGCTTTGCGCAGATAATCCAGCGTGGAAATGCGCTTCGAGGCGAGCTCGTGGATGTGCTGGAAGACAAGGTTGGGGTTGGCGCCGGCGGGGGCGGGGATGGGGGCGGCCGGAGCTAGGGCGGTGGTGCTCGGCTGGCGGTGGGGGTGCTGGGTGTCCTTGTGGGAGGGCGGGTGGCGGATCTGGAGGGGCACGGCCATGGCAAAGGGCGTCTTGGGCTTGTCGAGGGCGCTGAGGGGCGCCTTGTCGTAGTGGTGCAGGGCGCCGGGGTCGGGCTTGACGTTGTCGCTGCTCTTGGCCTTTGTGCGGGCAAAGGTGGAGATGGAGAGGGTCGGGCGCGAGGCGGAGATGGGCGCGGCGGCGGGCATCCCTTTCTCCGGCGACGGGGAGAGCGAGTGCATGGTCGAGGCCGAGGGGTTCCTCTTGTGGTGCGACGGGGCCGAGGCGGCGCTGCGCAGGGAGGTGGAGCGGCTCCTCCGCAGCTGCAGGCCGACGGTGCTGGAGAGGCTGGAGATGCTGTGGCGCGACGCGGGCATGCGGTGGTGTGGCGTCGTGGGCAGTCTCGCGGGGGGGTTGGGGTTGGATTGGCTGGCGGTGGGAGGGGTTGTGTCTGGCGGAGGGGGAGGGGGAGGGGGAGTGGGCGGATGGGCGTCGTGCTCGTGCTcgtgcttgtgcttgtgctcGTGCTCGTGCTCGTGTTCGCGGATGGGCGAGGCGGGCTCGAGGTGCAGCGTGGGCGGGATGGACGAGCGCGAGGGCTTGTGTCTGGATTTGCCGCCGAAGAAGGACGGGCGACGGCTGAAGACGCTGTTGGAGTTGTTGGAGTCCATTCCAGGTCCAGGTCCAGGTCCACGCCCACGTCGACGCACGGTGGGACGGCGCTGGCGGGAAAATCAGAGGCCGGGCATGGCTGCTGGTCGAGGGGCGAGGGTCGAGGGTAGGCAGGGCTACCCAGGGCACGTATAGGTAGTCTCGTGTAGGTACACCGTCGTGACGGACTGACGGTGCAGAGCGCCACGAGACgagacaggacaggacagggcaagacaggacaggacagggcAAGACAAGTCAAGACCAGACAGTCAAGACCAGACCAGACAAGACCAGACAAGTCAAGACTAGACAAGCCAGACAAGTCAAGACTAGACAAGCCAGACAAGTCAAGACCAGACAAGCCAGACAAGTCAAGACCAGACAAGACCAGACCAGACAAGTCAAGACCAGACTACCAACGCCCTAATTCGACTTGACTGCCCCGGCCGTCCCAGGACCCAGGCTACGGCCGCTCGAGTGGCTACGCGCGACACACCAGACACGCCAATCGAGTCACCTCGGCCCAACTCTGCACTTGATCGAGTGCCGCCCGCTGCTGTGCCGAGCCCCGGTGACGTCTCTCTGCCTGCACAGCCGCCAGCCGCTCCTCTGTTGACTGTCGGTGCATCGTCCGTCGTGCGTCGTCTCCCTACCACCACCCATCATGACCGCCCTGCAGCGTCGCCAGAGCGCAAAGGTTGCCCTGCCTCGCCGCCCCCACTCGCCGTCTCCCTTGTACTAACGGCCGCAGGGAGAGTGGATTCCCGCAGAGGGCGTCTGGCCTGTGGACCCCCAGCACGACGTCCCCGTCTCCCAGGACCGCATCTGGGTAGACGGCTGCTTCGACTTTGCCCACCACGGTATGTTGAACTCCTCTCCTTTACACACCCTCACACCCTACCTCAACTCACACTCCCTCTACTTCACACGCACActcactcacactcactcacactcactcacactcactcacactcactcacactcactcacactcactcacactcactcacactcactcacactcactcacactcactcacactcactcacactcactcacactcactcacactcactcacACTCACACTCACTCCCAGGCCATGCCGGCGCCATGCTGCAGGCCCGCCAGCTGGGCTCCGAGCTGCTCGTCGGCGTCCACTCGGACGAGGCCATCCTCGAGAACAAGGGCCCCACCGTCATGCGCCTGAACGAGCGCATCATGGCCGTCGAGGCCTGCCGCTGGGCCACAAAGGCCATCCCCCACGCCCCCTACGTCACCTCGCTGCCCTGGATCTCCCACTACGGCTGCCACTTTGTCGTCCACGGCGACGACATCACCTCCGACAGCGACGGCAAGGACTGCTACCGCTACGTCAAGGCCGCCGGCCGCTTCAAGGTCGTTAAGCGCACCCCGGGCATCTCCACCACCGATCTCGTCGGCCGCATGCTGCTGTGCACAAAGTCGCACTTTATACACTCGCTGGAGAAGCGCCTCTCCGGCGACGAGGGCCCCGGCGGCGACCTCGAGCGCCAGAAGGAGGGCCAGGAGATGCTGCAGCGCATCAAGGACTACGCCACCGACGCGAGCGGTCGCGCCCCCGGCTGCGACGTCTGGTACTGGCACGCTTCTCGCCCCGCCAAGCTGCGACGGACGACCACCAGCAACGCAGCCACGGTGACCAACGAACCGCGCCCGGGCGTGGCCAGGTCAGAGACCGCCAACTCAGCCCTTGGCCCCGTCAAGGAGGAAAAGGGTAAATTCCATCAACTCGTCCAGGGCAAGGGCGTCAAGCCCGGCCAGGTGGTCGTCTACGTCGACGGCGGCTGGGACCTGTTCTCCTCGGGCCACATCGAGTTCCTGCGCAAGGTCACCGAGACCGAGGAAAACGCCGCAGAAGAGCGCGGCTGGTTCACCGACCAGGCCAAGGCAGACAGACTCTCCAGGACAGGCGAGGACTACGGCCCCGTCTTCTTGATCGCAGGCATacacgacgacgacgtcaTCAACCACTGGAAAGGCATCAACTACCCCATCATGAACATCTTCGAGCGCGGCCTGTGTGTGCTGCAGTGCAAGGTACGTCCCAAAATCCACACAATCACTCCTGACCAACACAACCACCCAGTACATCCACGCTGCCGTCTTCGGCGCCCCCTTTTCGCTCTCCAAAGCCTTCCTGCTCACCCTCCCCTACGGCACCCCCATCGCCGTCTACCACGGCATCACCAAGTTCATGCCACTGACGTACGACCCCTATGCCGTCGCCAAGATGCTGAACATCTACCGCGAAGTCGCCAACCACCAGTTCCAGAACGTCAACGCGGCCGAGATTGTCGCGCGCATCATGAAGAGCAGAACGCTGTACGAGGAGCGGCAGCGCAAGAAGGGCGAAAAGGGCGCGGGCGAGGAGGCGGAGAAGAGGCGGCAGGAGATGGAGCGGGAGCAGCAGCGGAGGGAGGTCGAGAGCCAGTTCGGCATCTAGTGACGTTCTGGCCTGTCTACGCGCTCAACCTTCGGCGATTAGCTAGCGTATCTTTATCTCCGCATTAGCGCGTCTTTGTCGCGACTGCAATGGACAAACTTGATACCCACCAACAGATCGCACCACCACAGAACCACGACACACGCCTGAAAGCCAAACCCGTCCACCCACGCCTTGAATCTCATCGTTCGCCTACCACGCCTGAAGTCTAAAATCGTGCATCACGCCTGAACCCTAAACACGTCCGCCTACACCACATTCACCCACAAAATGCCACCCCCAAAACGCATGAGCGACATCCTCGCATCCTCGTCCATCGACGCCCCCATCGCCCCCTCCCCCTCACACGCCCGCCCCTATTCCAGCGATGGCCCCACGCTGCCCCTCCTCAGCGCATCGACCCTGCAAGTCGCCCCAAACGACCGGAAACGCAAACGGGCACCTGCGTCCGAGGTACAGGGGCGCGAAGAGGGAGGGCGGGGTGGTGCGGAAAAGGCTGCGGAAAGGAGGGGGACGCATCACCCTGCGTTGTATAAGCCGTGGACGCTACTTCCCCCGAAACTGAGCAAAGTAGTGGAGGAGATGCAGCGTGGGCGTGAGAACGGGGCGTCTGGGGTCGAAGTCGTGGTGTTCAGCAAGAATCAAAATGTCAGATCTGGAGTCAACAGATTGAAAAAACACATTTCTTCGGCTCCGCGGAGAGGTGATGCTGATACGGCGGACTTGCTGGCCGTGTCTGCGCAGGGCGCCGCGGTCGTGAAACTCGTTGGCATTGTGGATGTTGTGCGGAGGGTGGttggtgctgctgctgctgctcccaCTACAGAGAAGGAGGGggaggaagaaggagaggagaAGAAAGAACGGGAGGTCGTCAAGTGGTACACATACCCAGTCCTTAGCCACGTCCTTGTCCCTGCTGGACCGCGACGACGGGGAGGATTGGCAGATGGACAGCCGGGGTACGAGCCGGATACAATCGACGTCCTGGATCCTATGGATGTTGACGAAGATGGCGATATCGACTCCCACATTAACAACCCCGCCACGAAGACCACAGACTCGGGAACCGCACAGAGCAGCACGAGAGCCGGCGATGGAGAACACGCCGGGGCCGCAGATGGAAACAGAAGGGAAGATGGGGGTGCAGATGAAAAGCAGAAAACCATTCCCGTCCTCACAATCTGGATCGCGCGGTCGCGTATACCGAGTTTCGCCGATGCCTTTGGGGAGGGCCAGGTTCTGGTGTGCTGAAAGTTCCATCTTGGTGTATATCGTCATGCTGCATCCCTCCTGGCGTAACCCTGGCCTGGCTCGCTGGGGGCTGTGGACGTAGACGTACGTGGCGAGCGAAGAGGAGAGGTGGTAGATACCCATACTAGATACCCATACTATATACCCATACTATATACCAGACACCCCATTCCACACACCCCATATCCCATACCCAGATTCAAACACACCACAACAAACACACCACAAAAAACAGCCCCGCGCAAAGCTAGACAAATCGCTATCCACCCCCCCACCGTGAACCACCGACtccttactacctactactcACTACTTCTCACCTCCTACCTACTTACGTACACACACACGTACCGAAAACCAGCAGCCAACATGGCATCTCTGCTCCTCCACCTATCTAAACCCCCCATCTGTAAAAGCAGACGCCCGCAGAGGACCGCAGAGGACCGCAGAGGACCGCAGAGGACCGCCGAATTGCGATGGCCTAGGTACAACCAAAAATAATCCAGAGACGGAGAATAGAAAGGAGAAAGAAAGGAAGTAGAAAGAGTAGCTATTTCTTGTTGCGTCTTTGCTTCCGGGTAATATCGCGTTTTTGCTTGGTCGTGTGCTTTGGTTTTGTTGGTTTGGCTGCTCGCGTTCTTTTTTTGGTTGCTTGGTTGGCTTGGTTGTGCTCGGTTGGTGCTGAGATGGGTTGGGTGGTGTGTGGTGTTGTGTGGTGTGGTGCAGTATAGTACagtatagtatagtatagtacAGTACAGTACATTACAGTACATTACAGTAGAGTTCAACCTAGTACAGTCCAGTCCAGTCCAGTTTCAACGTGGCATGTAGTCCGTGTCCGCAGCGCTTCGATTGTGCAATTTGCGCGCGTGGCCTTTCGATGCTAGGACTGGAATGCGTGTGGGTGAGCGGGCCAACAGATGAACACCGAAGGCTTCGTCGCGTGGTACAGTGCAATACAGTGCCGTGCCTTGAGCCTGGCTAGGGGAAGCGTAGGGCTTTGCCTTGGATCTCGTTCTGCTTTCGGCTGGTTCAGGGGTTTCTGGCTGTTCTGTTGAGCGCTTTTCAGCCCTGGGCTTGTCGGTGGCGTGGTATGTTAGGGTACTTCGAGTTGTAGAAGGGGTAGAGGGGTGGTAAAAGAGGAAGTAGATGGAATCAAGAGAAGGTGTGTATTAGGAGGTCTGCAGAGGAAAGGCGAGTAGAGAATTAACAATCCTCTGGTCGTTATTCTTCTAGAAATCTCATTAGTCATTTTTCCCGCTTGGAACAGAAGAGTTCTTTCTCTACACCATCTCGCTTTCTACGCTTCTCTCAATAACAAAACCCTTGCCTTCCCGCCTACACGCTAATGTTTGGCCGAAGATCATAACTTCAATACACTTGGTATCTAGTCTTCTGTGCCTTCCCAGGCTGTTTTTTCTTCTCTCATTATCATTGGTCAGCTAGGATTTTAATCCCGCGCAAACATTTAAAAGCGATGGTGAGAGTGGAAGACAAGACCTTGCGACCACTTTACCTCCCCACCGCACCCGCTTTCTCTTCTCCTTACTCTACTTTACATCGCCTCCATGTGTCAGGGTCTATCGCCATGGCTGACACGAAGTCTTCGATCAAACTCAGTGATGATCTCGCAGCTAGAGAGCGCGACACAGCGTGAGTGACTCCAGAGCTTCTTGCCTGGGCTTTGCCGACAATCCTGCAGCACCGAGCACCAGATAGACTGACCATTCCTGCGTCTTCCCGCCGAACTACGCAACAAGATCTATGGCTTCGTGTTGGAGTCGGCGACCATTCGCGTACTCCTGGAAGGACTTTCGTTCGCGAAGACCTTCGCCTAC harbors:
- a CDS encoding Ethanolamine-phosphate cytidylyltransferase, which encodes MTALQRRQSAKGEWIPAEGVWPVDPQHDVPVSQDRIWVDGCFDFAHHGHAGAMLQARQLGSELLVGVHSDEAILENKGPTVMRLNERIMAVEACRWATKAIPHAPYVTSLPWISHYGCHFVVHGDDITSDSDGKDCYRYVKAAGRFKVVKRTPGISTTDLVGRMLLCTKSHFIHSLEKRLSGDEGPGGDLERQKEGQEMLQRIKDYATDASGRAPGCDVWYWHASRPAKLRRTTTSNAATVTNEPRPGVARSETANSALGPVKEEKGKFHQLVQGKGVKPGQVVVYVDGGWDLFSSGHIEFLRKVTETEENAAEERGWFTDQAKADRLSRTGEDYGPVFLIAGIHDDDVINHWKGINYPIMNIFERGLCVLQCKYIHAAVFGAPFSLSKAFLLTLPYGTPIAVYHGITKFMPLTYDPYAVAKMLNIYREVANHQFQNVNAAEIVARIMKSRTLYEERQRKKGEKGAGEEAEKRRQEMEREQQRREVESQFGI